In Artemia franciscana chromosome 4, ASM3288406v1, whole genome shotgun sequence, a single window of DNA contains:
- the LOC136026056 gene encoding NAD(+) hydrolase sarm1-like isoform X1: MKKMNRLNVSYTSHKQMNGTFCEESLSLPSLDDLEKLDSNSNPHEVEDAILKYTGAMSSCVDQLKSIQQEQMPKVLNHVHDMIRKAWAVPIFGHDLVDNLCNVLRMNGGLDILLDNCSSTKDDLKLSSAKLLEQCLTQENRGYVVENALQKVVQVACNYTKESQNPDHSRVGTGILEHLFKHNEMTCTDVVKLGGLEAVIRECRKTDVETLRHCAGALANLSLYGGAENQEQMIKRKVPYWLFPLAFHNDDNIKYYAFLAIAALVANKEIEGQVRNSEALNLVEPFVNSHDPILFATTCATHRHGQNKNWLERLVPILTSEKEEARNLAAFHFAMEAGIKVKRGQKEIFKEIGAVEPLKRIASSPSPIASKYAAQALRIIGEEVPHKLTPQVPLWSVEDVRQWVKQVMGFLLCSFHDGLDLSSNYLTVKARTVHSVNVDTQRLSLLDS; the protein is encoded by the exons atgaaaaaaatgaatagattGAACGTTTCATATACATCACATAAACAG atGAACGGAACATTCTGTGAAGAATCACTTTCACTGCCATCTTTAGACGACCTCGAAAAACTGGATTCGAATTCGAACCCACACGAAGTTGAAGACGCAATTCTTAAATATACCGGTGCCATGTCCTCTTGTGTCGATCAACTCAAATCAATCCAACAAGAGCAAATGCCAAAAGTTCTCAATCACGTCCACGATATGATTCGAAAGGCATGGGCAGTTCCTATTTTCGGGCATGACCTAGTTGATAACCTATGTAATGTCCTTAGAATGAATGGAGGGCTAGATATTCTATTAGATAATTGTTCATCAACTAAAGACGATTTAAAATTAAGCAGCGCTAAACTGCTTGAACAGTGTTTAACTCAAGAGAATCGTGGATATGTTGTTGAAAACGCGTTACAGAAAGTAGTGCAAGTAGCTTGTAATTACACAAAAGAAAGTCAAAATCCTGATCACAGCCGTGTTGGTACAGGGATATTAGAACATCTTTTTAAGCACAATGAAATGACTTGTACAGATGTAGTGAAATTAGGTGGTTTAGAAGCAGTGATACGTGAATGCCGGAAGACAGATGTTGAAACGCTGCGCCACTGTGCTGGTGCTCTTGCCAATCTTTCTCTCTATGGTGGTGCTGAAAATCAAGaacaaatgataaaaagaaaagttccaTATTGGCTCTTTCCTCTCGCTTTCCATAATGACGATAATATAAAATACTATGCCTTTCTAGCTATTGCTGCTTTAGTGGCTAACAAAGAAATTGAAGGACAAGTGAGAAACTCTGAGGCATTGAACTTGGTAGAGCCATTTGTAAACAGTCATGACCCAATATTGTTTGCGACCACGTGTGCAACCCACAGACATGGTCAGAATAAAAATTGGTTGGAAAGGTTGGTGCCCATCTTAACTTCTGAAAAGGAAGAAGCAAGAAATTTAGCAGCTTTTCATTTTGCAATGGAGGCCGGAATTAAAGTAAAACGAGGCCAGAAGGAGATATTTAAAg aaattgGTGCAGTGGAGCCACTGAAACGTATTGCTAGCTCACCGAGTCCTATTGCTTCAAAATATGCTGCACAGGCATTAAGGATCATTGGTGAAGAAGTGCCCCATAAGTTGACTCCTCAAGTTCCTCTATGGTCTGTTGAAGATGTTCGGCAATGGGTAAAACAGGTAATGGGATTTTTATTATGCTCTTTTCATGATGGATTAGATTTATCCTCAAATTATCTGACAGTAAAAGCCAGAACCGTGCATTCAGTAAATGTAGACACCCAACGCCTTAGCCTTTTAGACTCGTGA
- the LOC136026056 gene encoding NAD(+) hydrolase sarm1-like isoform X2, protein MPTQLIAKVKTNIAKMNGTFCEESLSLPSLDDLEKLDSNSNPHEVEDAILKYTGAMSSCVDQLKSIQQEQMPKVLNHVHDMIRKAWAVPIFGHDLVDNLCNVLRMNGGLDILLDNCSSTKDDLKLSSAKLLEQCLTQENRGYVVENALQKVVQVACNYTKESQNPDHSRVGTGILEHLFKHNEMTCTDVVKLGGLEAVIRECRKTDVETLRHCAGALANLSLYGGAENQEQMIKRKVPYWLFPLAFHNDDNIKYYAFLAIAALVANKEIEGQVRNSEALNLVEPFVNSHDPILFATTCATHRHGQNKNWLERLVPILTSEKEEARNLAAFHFAMEAGIKVKRGQKEIFKEIGAVEPLKRIASSPSPIASKYAAQALRIIGEEVPHKLTPQVPLWSVEDVRQWVKQVMGFLLCSFHDGLDLSSNYLTVKARTVHSVNVDTQRLSLLDS, encoded by the exons ATGCCGACGCAACTAATAGctaaagttaaaacgaacatcGCTAAG atGAACGGAACATTCTGTGAAGAATCACTTTCACTGCCATCTTTAGACGACCTCGAAAAACTGGATTCGAATTCGAACCCACACGAAGTTGAAGACGCAATTCTTAAATATACCGGTGCCATGTCCTCTTGTGTCGATCAACTCAAATCAATCCAACAAGAGCAAATGCCAAAAGTTCTCAATCACGTCCACGATATGATTCGAAAGGCATGGGCAGTTCCTATTTTCGGGCATGACCTAGTTGATAACCTATGTAATGTCCTTAGAATGAATGGAGGGCTAGATATTCTATTAGATAATTGTTCATCAACTAAAGACGATTTAAAATTAAGCAGCGCTAAACTGCTTGAACAGTGTTTAACTCAAGAGAATCGTGGATATGTTGTTGAAAACGCGTTACAGAAAGTAGTGCAAGTAGCTTGTAATTACACAAAAGAAAGTCAAAATCCTGATCACAGCCGTGTTGGTACAGGGATATTAGAACATCTTTTTAAGCACAATGAAATGACTTGTACAGATGTAGTGAAATTAGGTGGTTTAGAAGCAGTGATACGTGAATGCCGGAAGACAGATGTTGAAACGCTGCGCCACTGTGCTGGTGCTCTTGCCAATCTTTCTCTCTATGGTGGTGCTGAAAATCAAGaacaaatgataaaaagaaaagttccaTATTGGCTCTTTCCTCTCGCTTTCCATAATGACGATAATATAAAATACTATGCCTTTCTAGCTATTGCTGCTTTAGTGGCTAACAAAGAAATTGAAGGACAAGTGAGAAACTCTGAGGCATTGAACTTGGTAGAGCCATTTGTAAACAGTCATGACCCAATATTGTTTGCGACCACGTGTGCAACCCACAGACATGGTCAGAATAAAAATTGGTTGGAAAGGTTGGTGCCCATCTTAACTTCTGAAAAGGAAGAAGCAAGAAATTTAGCAGCTTTTCATTTTGCAATGGAGGCCGGAATTAAAGTAAAACGAGGCCAGAAGGAGATATTTAAAg aaattgGTGCAGTGGAGCCACTGAAACGTATTGCTAGCTCACCGAGTCCTATTGCTTCAAAATATGCTGCACAGGCATTAAGGATCATTGGTGAAGAAGTGCCCCATAAGTTGACTCCTCAAGTTCCTCTATGGTCTGTTGAAGATGTTCGGCAATGGGTAAAACAGGTAATGGGATTTTTATTATGCTCTTTTCATGATGGATTAGATTTATCCTCAAATTATCTGACAGTAAAAGCCAGAACCGTGCATTCAGTAAATGTAGACACCCAACGCCTTAGCCTTTTAGACTCGTGA